In Vigna radiata var. radiata cultivar VC1973A chromosome 3, Vradiata_ver6, whole genome shotgun sequence, the following proteins share a genomic window:
- the LOC106757149 gene encoding telomere repeat-binding protein 3 → MVSKKRVDYGFNGFQVPVIPKAPRSVRRRGPFNKAAEDGRVCAIELLASLAGQLLQESESSASSNASEGNNQPAFSQGVIEQDRQDEIKPLKKEEIHQGSCAESTVKTEVGSQNSSQKPPPHSKTDFSQGHVSVNNGSDICEKVEGDVKSEIFKWDNKFGNYSNRLVKTSEKFRESSDGKMKNGFKQEQEAGSSCFRGSNLADKCSLKDHLELYVSPTLINSKSNIKSPFHRKSSPSASFSRRGNVVKLGSRDDDENFLRCKRVCTKSKAFRSPRRIAHRRIRNLMSSKYWKTAPKLKDCELSRSDLGVPHYHKRKTCYGFERFQNNTFIKKRKIVDRVSGVTSDGGGFSSESVSNSPQKGTDGDKPSSSAKLHVAKAKDSHVKFSIKSIRIPELYIEVPETATVGSLKRTIMEAVMAILGGGAHVGVLHHGKKVRDDSRTLVQTGISCNENLDTLSFMLEPVSLQASPTIRGADPSSQCETSQLTRPIETPALDSEITDTLHDSPLLTYPSNLIESNHETTSSLADTTVDKITPDCRALVPVPASMEALAVVPVSQKTKRSEFVQRRTRRPFSVTEVEALVHAVEELGTGRWRDVKLRAFENADHRTYVDLKDKWKTLVHTATISPQQRRGEPVPQELLDRVLAAHAFWSQHQAKQHGKHQAGSGTLKITEASAERPCVC, encoded by the exons ATGGTGTCAAAGAAGAGGGTAGATTATGGATTTAATGGCTTTCAAGTTCCTGTTATACCTAAAGCTCCTAGATCTGTAAGG AGGAGGGGTCCTTTCAACAAAGCAGCAGAGGATGGTCGAGTTTGTGCTATTGAACTACTGGCATCTTTAGCCGGTCAATTGCTGCAGGAGAGTGAAAGTTCTGCTTCCAGCAACGCATCTGAAGGAAATAATCAACCTGCCTTTAGCCAAGGTGTCATTGAGCAAGACAGACAGGATGAaattaaaccattaaaaaaGGAGGAAATTCACCAGGGAAGTTGTGCTGAGAGCACTGTTAAGACTGAGGTAGGGTCACAAAACAGTAGCCAGAAACCTCCTCCACATTCCAAGACTGATTTTTCACAAGGGCACGTTTCGGTTAATAATGGTTCTGACATTTGTGAGAAAGTTGAAGGTGATGTGAAGTCTGAAATTTTCAAATGGGATAATAAATTTGGGAATTATTCTAATAGATTAGTAAAAACATCTGAAAAGTTTAGGGAGTCTAGTGATGGTAAGATGAAGAATGGATTTAAACAGGAACAAGAAGCTGGCAGTTCATGCTTTAGGGGATCAAATTTGGCCGATAAATGTAGTTTGAAAGACCACTTAGAATTGTATGTATCTCCTACACTAATTAACtcaaaaagtaatattaaatcTCCCTTTCATAGGAAATCTTCTCCCAGTGCTTCCTTTTCCAGGCGTGGGAATGTTGTAAAATTAGGTTCTAGAGATGATGACGAAAACTTTTTAAGGTGCAAAAGAGTTTGCACAAAGTCAAAGGCCTTTAGGTCTCCAAGACGCATTGCGCACAGAAGAATCAGGAATTTGATGTCTTCTAAATACTGGAAGACTGCTCCAAAGCTGAAAGACTGTGAACTTTCTAGATCTG ATTTAGGAGTACCTCATTATCATAAGAGGAAGACTTGCTATGGTTTTGAAAGATTTCAGAACAACACTTTTATTAAGAAGAGGAAAATCGTTGATCGGGTTTCAGGAGTAACTTCTGATGGAGGAGGATTCAGCAGTGAGAGTGTGTCCAATTCACCTCAGAAAGGGACGGATGGAGACAAGCCTAGCTCATCTGCAAAACTGCATGTAGCTAAGGCTAAGGATTCCCATG TAAAGTTTAGCATTAAGTCGATAAGGATACCAGAGCTTTATATTGAGGTTCCCGAAACTGCAACTGTTGGTTCGCTAAAG AGGACAATCATGGAGGCGGTGATGGCTATACTTGGAGGGGGTGCACATGTTGGTGTTCTTCATCATGGGAAAAAAGTCAGAGATGACAGTAGGACACTTGTGCAGACGGGTATATCTTGCAACGAAAATTTGGATACCCTGAGTTTCATGTTGGAGCCGGTTTCTCTTCAAGCTTCTCCAACCATTCGTGGTGCTGATCCCTCTTCTCAATGTGAAACATCCCAGCTCACTAG GCCCATAGAAACTCCTGCCTTAGATTCAGAGATTACTGATACCTTGCATGACTCACCCTTGCTGACATATCCGAGCAACCTAATTGAAAGTAACCACGAGACTACTTCTTCACTCGCCGACACAACAGTTGACAAAATAACACCTGATTGCAGAGCGCTGGTTCCCGTTCCAGCTAGCATGGAAGCATTAGCTGTGGTTCCTGTGAGTCAGAAAACTAAGCGCTCTGAGTTTGTACAGCGTCGAACCAGGAGACCGTTCTCTGTGACTGAGGTAGAAGCACTTGTTCACGCAGTTGAGGAACTTGGAACTGGGAG GTGGCGTGATGTTAAGCTGCGAGCTTTTGAGAATGCAGACCATAGGACATATGTGGACCTAAAg GATAAATGGAAAACACTGGTGCACACTGCAACAATCTCCCCTCAACAAAGGAGAGGAGAACCAGTGCCTCAGGAGCTCTTGGACAGAGTTTTGGCTGCTCATGCATTCTGGTCTCAGCACCAAGCCAAGCAGCATGGGAAACATCAAGCTGGATCTGGAACCTTGAAGATTACAGAAGCCTCAGCTGAAAGACCGTGTGTTTGTTGA